Genomic DNA from Flavobacteriales bacterium:
ATATTGGCAGACATTTATTACGATCAACAAAACTACCGTTCATCACAAGCATACTACGACACTGCCGTGGCTTTTATGAACACCAACAACGAAAGGTTTTTAGCGGCTTCTGCTAGGCAAAAAACACTTACCGAACTCATTACTAACCTTGATATTATAGAGCACCAAGACAGTATTCAGCGTGTTGCTTTAATGCCCGAAAAAGAACGCTTAGCATTTATCGATAAAATTATTGAAGAAATAAAAGCAGAGGAGCAACGCTTAAAAGCCTTAGAAAACGAGAGGCGTATGGACAATAATTTTTTCAACGATCCACGACAAAACAACAGCTTTAATAGAATGAATCAGAACAAAGGTGGCGGTTGGTATTTTGACAACCCCAATACCTTGAGTTTTGGTTTCTCGGAGTTTAACAGAAAGTGGGGTAAACGAAAGTTAGAGGACAACTGGCGTCGTTCAGACAAAAAATCACAAACCGTAGAAGAGGCTCTTGCTGACACCATTCAAGAAGAGGAGTTTGACCCTAAAAGCAGAGACTCTTACATCAAAGAGTTGCCACTAACTATTGAGGCTAAAAAAGCCTCAAACCAAATGATTATCGAGGCCTATTTTGACGCTGGAGTTATTTACAAAGAAAAATTGGAGGATGCACCCCAGGCCGTCACCACTTTCGAAACCCTAAACTCTCGTTTTCCAAAAAGCGACAACAGGGTGATGGTCTTGTATTTTTTATACAGACTGCACAAGGAACTAGGAAATGTTGATTTTGCTAGAGATTATAAACGCTTATTACTCAAAGAATTTCCCAACAGTGACTATGCCAAGCTTATAAAGGATCCGGCTTATGCTGATGAGATGGCTCAAGCCAATTCTTTGCTTAGCGCCGATTACGAAAAAGCCCACCAACTGTATTTGCAATCCAAATTCAAGCAATGCATAAGCCTTTGTGAGCGAGTCAATAATAAAAACCCTAACAATAACCTCTACCCCAATTTTGACTTTTTGAGGACTATGGCTAAGGGTTTTGGTGTGACCAAGAAAAACTACATGAACGCCCTAACGCTGATTGTTGAAAAATACCCCAAGCATCAGGTAGCAGAATCAGCCAAAGAGATACTCCAATTTTTACAACAAGAAACGGTAGTTGCTGGTGGTGGAACGGACTATAGCGATGGTGATTCACCCTATGTAAACAAGCCAAAGGCGGGGCATTATTTTATTTTATTATTCAAAGAGTATGATTTAGAGGTTGCTCTCGCTAAGTCCACCCTATCAAACTACCATTCGGAATACTACCGTTTGGACAGACTAAATGTTAGTGACTTACTTTTCGATCAGCATACTCATATGATAACAGTAAGAGAATTCCCCAATAAAGCCAAAGCGATGAGTTATTATAGCGCC
This window encodes:
- a CDS encoding tetratricopeptide repeat protein; translated protein: MFVKTHSFLRLSFLLFVLFVLGSCKTTKNKFFNRSYHKTTTRYNWYFNANESYKSGVKVLETQHKDDFNELLSVYPLGTEKEAQSVAPQMDKALKKCAQAISKHSMLIKGVEHNRWIDDCYLLIGKSYFYKKEYIKAIEAFRLVSRQFEGLTTAYEAQIWLIKSFVESKDFSSADLILENVLSDENFPTELNKDLALIMAHYHIRLKDYVPAISELEEAISLTKKKREKSRYLYMVAQLHYNQNNYPAATDYFSKVIRISPDYEMTFNAKINRARSFDTSSGGSEQIKGELNKMLKDAKNKEFLDVIYFGLAELSNREGKLKEAVPLYVKSVSKSIRNDAQKSLSSVILADIYYDQQNYRSSQAYYDTAVAFMNTNNERFLAASARQKTLTELITNLDIIEHQDSIQRVALMPEKERLAFIDKIIEEIKAEEQRLKALENERRMDNNFFNDPRQNNSFNRMNQNKGGGWYFDNPNTLSFGFSEFNRKWGKRKLEDNWRRSDKKSQTVEEALADTIQEEEFDPKSRDSYIKELPLTIEAKKASNQMIIEAYFDAGVIYKEKLEDAPQAVTTFETLNSRFPKSDNRVMVLYFLYRLHKELGNVDFARDYKRLLLKEFPNSDYAKLIKDPAYADEMAQANSLLSADYEKAHQLYLQSKFKQCISLCERVNNKNPNNNLYPNFDFLRTMAKGFGVTKKNYMNALTLIVEKYPKHQVAESAKEILQFLQQETVVAGGGTDYSDGDSPYVNKPKAGHYFILLFKEYDLEVALAKSTLSNYHSEYYRLDRLNVSDLLFDQHTHMITVREFPNKAKAMSYYSAFKEGDVRGVFGEDYEAFVIASPNFPAFFKNKDIEGYQKSFEEYYLNEQ